One Cryobacterium roopkundense genomic region harbors:
- the xylA gene encoding xylose isomerase, giving the protein MANQPTRDDKFSFGLWTIGYNGTDPFGGPTRPDLDVVDAVTNLAERGAYGLTFHDDDLFAFGSTDAARQNQIDRLKGALADTGLIVPMVTTNLFSAPVFKDGGFTSNDRAVRRFAMRKVLRNIDLAAELGAKTFVMWGGREGAEYDAAKDIRSALERYREAVNLLGDYVTDKGYDMRFAIEPKPNEPRGDILLPTVGHAMAFITTLERPEMVGVNPEVGHEQMAGLNFTAGIAQALYQGKLFHIDLNGQRGIKYDQDLVFGHGDLQNAFSLVDLLENGGPNGGQSYDGPRHFDYKPSRTEDITGVWDSVSANMRTYLLLKERAASFRADPEVQQLLAASQVPELSQPTLNPGETYDDLLADRASYEDFDTDAYFGGHGFGFVRLQQLALEHLLGAR; this is encoded by the coding sequence ATGGCGAACCAGCCCACGCGCGACGACAAATTTTCCTTCGGCCTCTGGACGATCGGCTATAACGGCACTGACCCGTTCGGCGGCCCGACGCGTCCCGACCTCGACGTGGTCGACGCCGTCACCAACCTGGCCGAGCGCGGCGCCTACGGTCTCACCTTCCACGACGATGACCTGTTCGCCTTCGGCTCCACGGATGCCGCGCGCCAGAACCAGATCGACCGCCTGAAGGGCGCCCTCGCCGACACCGGCCTGATCGTACCGATGGTCACCACTAATCTTTTCAGCGCCCCGGTCTTCAAGGACGGCGGCTTCACCTCGAACGACCGCGCCGTGCGCCGCTTCGCGATGCGCAAGGTGCTGCGCAACATCGACCTCGCCGCCGAGCTCGGCGCGAAGACGTTCGTGATGTGGGGCGGACGTGAGGGCGCCGAGTACGACGCGGCCAAGGACATCCGCTCGGCACTCGAGCGCTATCGCGAGGCCGTGAACCTGCTCGGCGACTATGTCACCGACAAGGGCTACGACATGCGTTTCGCCATCGAGCCCAAGCCCAACGAGCCGCGCGGCGACATTCTGCTGCCCACGGTGGGGCACGCGATGGCGTTCATCACCACGCTCGAGCGACCCGAGATGGTGGGAGTGAACCCCGAAGTCGGCCACGAGCAGATGGCCGGGCTCAACTTCACGGCCGGCATCGCGCAGGCGCTCTACCAGGGCAAGCTGTTCCACATCGACCTCAACGGCCAGCGCGGCATCAAGTACGACCAGGACCTGGTGTTCGGGCACGGCGACCTGCAGAACGCGTTCTCCCTGGTCGACCTGCTCGAGAACGGCGGCCCCAACGGCGGCCAGTCCTACGACGGACCGCGTCACTTCGACTACAAGCCCTCGCGCACCGAAGACATCACCGGCGTGTGGGACTCCGTGTCGGCCAACATGCGCACCTACCTGTTGCTCAAGGAGCGCGCCGCGTCGTTCCGCGCCGACCCGGAGGTGCAGCAGCTGCTCGCCGCGAGCCAGGTCCCCGAGCTCTCGCAGCCCACGCTCAACCCGGGCGAAACCTACGACGACCTGCTCGCCGACCGCGCGTCGTACGAAGACTTCGATACGGATGCCTACTTCGGCGGCCACGGATTCGGCTTCGTGCGCCTGCAGCAGCTGGCCCTCGAGCACCTGCTCGGCGCTCGCTAG
- a CDS encoding response regulator has translation MKLLIADDDPQILRALRITLGARGYDVVTAGDGEEALNAAIEHHFDLVILDLGMPRLDGLAVIDAVRGWSSVPILVVSGRSGSGDKVEALDRGADDYVTKPFSIDELLARIRALTRRVAGLEDEPVIVFGPITVDLPGKRVVRSEAGGSEPIRLTPTEWLILEVLVRNPGKLVTKQALLTAVWGAHATSDTGYLRLYLAQLRKKLEPDPSRPRYLLTEAGMGYRFDPGAEPA, from the coding sequence ATGAAACTCCTGATTGCCGACGACGATCCGCAGATCCTCCGTGCCCTGCGGATCACGCTGGGTGCCCGCGGCTACGACGTCGTCACCGCGGGAGACGGGGAAGAGGCGCTCAACGCGGCGATCGAGCACCACTTCGACCTGGTGATTCTCGACCTGGGCATGCCCAGACTCGACGGGCTCGCTGTCATCGATGCTGTTCGGGGCTGGAGCAGCGTGCCCATTCTTGTGGTCTCCGGCCGAAGCGGATCCGGTGACAAGGTGGAGGCGCTCGACAGGGGAGCCGATGACTACGTGACGAAACCGTTCTCCATCGACGAGCTTCTGGCTCGCATCCGTGCGCTGACCCGCCGGGTGGCGGGCTTGGAAGACGAACCCGTGATCGTGTTCGGCCCCATCACGGTCGATCTGCCCGGCAAACGTGTCGTGCGAAGCGAGGCGGGGGGCAGCGAGCCGATCCGTTTGACCCCGACGGAATGGCTGATTCTTGAGGTGCTGGTGCGCAACCCCGGCAAGTTGGTCACCAAGCAGGCGCTCTTGACCGCCGTCTGGGGTGCGCATGCGACGAGCGACACCGGGTACTTGCGTCTTTACCTCGCGCAACTCCGAAAGAAGCTCGAGCCGGATCCGTCCAGACCCCGGTACCTGCTCACCGAGGCCGGCATGGGTTACCGCTTCGACCCCGGCGCAGAGCCGGCCTGA
- a CDS encoding sensor histidine kinase, with amino-acid sequence MKRGRLRVLLGAAPGVGKTYTMLEEGRRLRDAGKDVVVAVVETHGRAATAVMLEGLEVVPRITVEHRGVELTDLDLGAVLARRPDIALVDELAHTNAPGSVHAKRFQDVEAILDAGIDVISTVNIQHIESLNDVVEQITGAPQRETLPDSVLRRADQVEVVDLAPQALRDRLAEGHVYPAARIDAALSNYFRLGNLTALRELALLWLADEVDTALQAYRTEHGIDSKWEARERVVVALTGGPEGETLVRRGARIAARSAGGELVAAHVISQDGLSAPHPGALAAQRALVEELGGSYHQVVGNDTARALVDFARAANATQLVIGVSRRARLTAALAGPGIGATIVRESGDIDVHIVTHSAAGGKFTLPRLGGALSARRRMAGFALAIVGGPLLTWALVLLRSTESITSDVLSYQLLVVLVALVGGLWPALFAAVLSGLTLDYFFVDPVHTITIAEPTHAVALVLYLVNAGLVSYVVDQAARRSRTAQRSAAESALLATVAGSVLRGEDALHALVTRTREAFRLTAVRLVAGSTALASDGEPGDGPPATTVPVGSRAVLELYGPDLEASERRLLSVIAIQIDAALEHTDLAQTASRIGPLAEADRMRSALLLAVGHDLRRPLAAATAAISGIRSTEVELSQADRKELLATAGESLETLSALVTNLLDVSRLQAGELAISIGPVDLLDIVLPALDELNLGPDSVELDISPDVSLVLADAGLLQRAVVNLLANAIRFSPPGKPARLAASQFAGTVQIRVSDQGPGIPADRRDDVFVPFQRLGDTDNLSGLGLGLALSKGFIEGMHGTLEADDTPGGGLTMVISLPAADTPPSEEPT; translated from the coding sequence ATGAAACGCGGTCGTCTGCGGGTGCTGCTGGGGGCGGCCCCGGGCGTGGGCAAGACGTACACCATGCTCGAGGAAGGTCGCCGCCTTCGCGACGCAGGCAAAGATGTGGTCGTCGCCGTCGTAGAGACCCACGGGCGGGCGGCGACCGCCGTGATGCTCGAAGGCCTCGAGGTCGTGCCGCGGATCACGGTCGAACACCGTGGCGTCGAGCTGACCGATCTGGACCTCGGGGCCGTACTCGCTCGTCGGCCGGACATCGCCCTGGTCGACGAACTCGCCCACACTAATGCCCCGGGGTCGGTGCACGCCAAGCGTTTCCAAGACGTCGAGGCGATCCTCGACGCTGGGATCGATGTGATCTCGACCGTCAATATTCAGCACATCGAGTCTCTCAACGACGTCGTCGAGCAGATCACTGGCGCACCTCAGCGAGAAACCCTGCCGGATTCCGTGCTCCGACGCGCCGATCAGGTTGAGGTCGTCGATCTGGCGCCCCAGGCCCTGCGAGACAGGCTGGCCGAAGGTCACGTCTACCCGGCTGCCCGAATCGACGCCGCACTGTCGAACTACTTCCGCCTGGGCAATCTCACCGCCCTCCGCGAACTCGCCCTGCTGTGGCTCGCCGACGAGGTAGACACCGCCCTGCAGGCCTACCGCACGGAACACGGCATCGACAGTAAATGGGAGGCACGCGAACGCGTCGTCGTGGCGTTGACCGGCGGGCCGGAGGGTGAAACCCTCGTCAGACGCGGGGCCCGGATCGCCGCGCGATCGGCCGGGGGCGAACTAGTCGCCGCCCATGTGATCAGCCAGGACGGTCTCAGCGCCCCGCATCCCGGTGCGCTGGCGGCCCAACGCGCCCTGGTCGAAGAACTCGGCGGAAGTTATCACCAGGTGGTCGGAAACGACACGGCCCGTGCCCTCGTCGACTTCGCCAGGGCCGCCAATGCCACCCAACTTGTCATCGGGGTGAGCAGGCGCGCCAGGCTCACCGCAGCACTGGCCGGACCCGGTATCGGTGCGACAATCGTGCGGGAATCCGGTGACATCGACGTGCATATCGTCACCCACTCCGCTGCCGGCGGCAAGTTCACGCTTCCTCGGCTGGGCGGTGCTCTCAGTGCGCGGCGCCGGATGGCCGGCTTTGCGCTGGCCATCGTCGGCGGCCCGCTGCTGACCTGGGCGCTCGTGCTGCTCCGTAGCACCGAGTCCATCACGAGTGATGTCCTCAGCTATCAACTCCTCGTGGTTCTCGTCGCCCTGGTCGGTGGGTTGTGGCCGGCACTGTTTGCGGCTGTCTTGTCCGGCCTGACACTGGACTACTTTTTCGTCGACCCCGTGCACACGATCACCATCGCCGAACCCACCCACGCTGTCGCTCTCGTTCTCTATCTCGTCAACGCCGGACTCGTGAGCTACGTCGTGGACCAGGCCGCGAGACGATCGCGCACCGCCCAACGTTCGGCCGCGGAGTCGGCGCTGCTCGCCACAGTCGCCGGCAGCGTGCTCCGGGGCGAGGACGCGCTGCACGCGCTCGTCACCAGGACGCGGGAAGCATTTCGGCTCACTGCGGTGCGACTCGTCGCCGGCTCGACGGCACTCGCGAGCGACGGCGAACCCGGTGACGGGCCGCCAGCCACGACGGTACCCGTGGGAAGCCGCGCTGTGCTCGAGCTGTACGGACCCGATTTAGAGGCCTCGGAGCGGCGCCTGCTCTCGGTCATCGCGATTCAGATCGACGCGGCACTCGAACACACCGATCTCGCCCAAACGGCGAGCAGGATCGGTCCCCTTGCGGAAGCTGACCGCATGCGTAGTGCCCTCCTCCTCGCTGTCGGTCACGACCTGCGCAGACCGCTCGCGGCAGCGACAGCGGCGATCAGCGGCATCCGCTCCACGGAGGTTGAGCTCTCTCAGGCCGACCGCAAAGAATTGCTCGCCACGGCCGGGGAAAGCCTCGAGACCCTCTCTGCGCTCGTCACGAATCTCCTCGATGTCAGCCGACTCCAGGCCGGGGAGCTGGCCATCTCCATCGGACCCGTCGACCTGCTCGATATCGTTCTCCCGGCACTGGACGAACTGAATCTGGGGCCGGACAGCGTGGAACTCGACATCTCACCCGACGTTTCGCTCGTTCTCGCGGACGCGGGACTTTTGCAGCGGGCCGTCGTGAACCTGCTGGCCAACGCCATCCGCTTCTCCCCACCCGGCAAGCCGGCGCGGCTGGCCGCGAGCCAGTTTGCCGGTACCGTGCAAATTCGGGTCAGTGACCAGGGCCCCGGAATTCCCGCGGACCGGCGGGATGACGTCTTCGTGCCGTTTCAACGCCTCGGGGACACCGATAATCTGTCCGGACTCGGACTCGGACTCGCGCTCTCGAAGGGATTCATCGAGGGGATGCACGGCACTCTCGAAGCCGATGACACCCCCGGCGGTGGCCTGACCATGGTGATCTCGCTGCCCGCCGCCGACACCCCACCGAGCGAGGAACCCACATGA
- the kdpC gene encoding potassium-transporting ATPase subunit KdpC, which yields MSSPRTAARPYWVAIRAMLVFTVGLGLGYPLAITAIGQLALPSQANGSLMTVGGATVGSTLIGQSFSDADGAPLPQWFQPRPSAAGDGYDAAASSGSNYGPENADLIQAITERTKAIEESDGAAAGQIPADALTASASGLDPHISPAYAELQVTRIARERGLAEADVRALVESHVQGRDLGYLGEPTVNVLELNSALAGLKG from the coding sequence ATGAGCTCGCCACGCACAGCGGCCCGGCCCTATTGGGTCGCCATCCGCGCCATGCTCGTCTTCACTGTCGGGCTCGGGCTCGGCTACCCCCTCGCCATCACCGCCATCGGCCAGCTCGCCTTGCCGTCACAGGCGAACGGTTCGCTGATGACCGTCGGCGGCGCAACGGTCGGGTCGACCCTGATCGGGCAGTCCTTCTCTGATGCGGACGGCGCTCCACTGCCGCAGTGGTTCCAGCCACGTCCGTCAGCCGCCGGGGACGGCTACGACGCGGCCGCTTCGAGCGGCAGCAACTATGGGCCAGAAAACGCGGATCTGATCCAAGCCATCACCGAGCGGACGAAGGCCATCGAGGAGTCCGATGGCGCGGCAGCCGGGCAGATCCCTGCAGACGCGCTCACCGCGTCTGCGTCGGGGCTCGATCCCCACATCAGCCCCGCCTATGCTGAGCTTCAGGTGACCCGAATCGCCCGCGAACGAGGACTTGCCGAAGCGGACGTGCGCGCCTTGGTCGAATCCCACGTTCAGGGACGTGACCTGGGCTACCTGGGCGAACCGACCGTCAACGTACTCGAATTGAACAGCGCCCTTGCCGGGCTGAAAGGCTGA
- the kdpB gene encoding potassium-transporting ATPase subunit KdpB: MTTLTETSASAKPPEHGHHRPAPKGAISIAQLVAALPGAFRKLDPRQMWRNPVMFIVEIGAALTTALAIAEPFLGGPRASGGAAVPASFTVGIAVWLWLTVVFANLAESVAEGRGKAQADSLRQTRTSTTAHRVEGYDPAADAAAERATVTELSSADLTLGDVVVVVAGELVPGDGDIVSGIASIDESAITGESAPVIRESGGDRSAVTGGTRVLSDRIVVRITSKPGETFVDRMIALVEGASRQKTPNELALNILLASLSIIFVIVTLTINPIAGYSAAAVSLPVLVALLVCLIPTTIGALLSAIGIAGMDRLVQRNVLAMSGRAVEAAGDVTILLLDKTGTITYGNRQAREFTPLVGVTVADLMRAAALSSLSDPTPEGKSIVDLAAESGFRHEGALAGDIVPFTAQTRMSGVDLPDGSQIRKGAGSAVIAWVETSAPAARTVLAELGEQVERISGVGGTPLVVASGDADGTRRILGLIYLKDIVKEGIAQRFSELRAMGIRTIMVTGDNPLTAKTIAAEAGVDDFLAEATPEDKLALIRREQEGGNLVAMTGDGTNDAPALAQADVGVAMNTGTSAAKEAGNMVDLDSDPTKLIDVVRIGKQLLITRGALTTFSIANDVAKYFAIIPAMFSGVFPGLAVLNVMQLNSPASAIMSAIIFNAIIIVALIPLAIRGVKYRPAAASSILGRNLLIYGLGGVIAPFIGIKLIDLLVSLIPGF, translated from the coding sequence ATGACAACTCTCACCGAAACATCCGCTTCAGCGAAGCCGCCCGAACACGGGCACCACCGCCCCGCGCCGAAAGGCGCGATCAGCATCGCCCAGCTCGTCGCCGCTCTGCCCGGCGCATTCCGCAAGCTCGACCCTCGGCAAATGTGGCGCAATCCAGTGATGTTCATCGTCGAAATCGGCGCCGCCCTGACGACGGCTTTGGCCATTGCCGAGCCGTTTCTCGGTGGACCGCGTGCTTCCGGGGGAGCGGCAGTCCCTGCGTCGTTCACAGTGGGGATCGCCGTCTGGCTGTGGCTTACCGTCGTTTTCGCGAACCTGGCGGAGTCGGTGGCCGAGGGGCGGGGCAAGGCCCAGGCCGACAGCCTGCGCCAGACCCGCACGAGTACCACCGCCCACCGCGTCGAAGGCTACGACCCAGCAGCGGATGCCGCGGCCGAGCGGGCCACTGTAACTGAGCTCTCCTCCGCCGACCTCACTCTGGGCGACGTCGTCGTGGTCGTCGCCGGCGAACTCGTTCCCGGAGACGGCGACATCGTGTCGGGCATCGCCTCGATCGACGAATCCGCCATCACCGGTGAGTCGGCGCCGGTGATTCGGGAATCCGGTGGCGACCGCAGCGCCGTCACCGGAGGCACTCGCGTGCTCTCCGACCGCATCGTGGTGCGCATCACGAGTAAACCGGGCGAAACCTTCGTCGACCGCATGATTGCCCTCGTCGAGGGCGCGTCTCGGCAGAAGACCCCCAACGAGCTCGCCCTGAACATCCTGCTGGCGAGCCTGTCCATCATCTTCGTTATCGTCACACTCACCATCAATCCGATTGCCGGCTATTCTGCCGCGGCGGTGAGCCTTCCCGTTCTCGTGGCCCTGCTGGTCTGCCTCATCCCCACCACGATCGGCGCGTTGCTCTCGGCGATCGGCATTGCCGGCATGGACCGGCTCGTGCAGCGCAATGTGCTGGCCATGTCCGGTCGCGCCGTCGAGGCCGCGGGGGACGTCACCATCCTGCTCCTCGACAAGACCGGCACGATCACCTACGGCAACCGACAGGCTCGGGAATTCACCCCATTGGTAGGAGTGACCGTGGCGGACCTCATGCGGGCGGCGGCGCTGTCGTCGCTGAGCGACCCGACGCCGGAGGGAAAATCGATCGTCGACCTGGCAGCCGAGAGCGGTTTTCGCCACGAAGGGGCACTCGCGGGGGACATCGTGCCCTTCACGGCGCAGACCCGCATGAGCGGCGTCGACCTGCCCGACGGCTCCCAGATTCGCAAGGGAGCCGGGTCGGCCGTGATCGCATGGGTCGAGACATCCGCTCCCGCTGCACGCACGGTCCTGGCCGAACTCGGCGAACAGGTCGAGAGGATCTCCGGCGTGGGCGGCACCCCGCTCGTGGTGGCATCGGGCGATGCCGACGGCACCCGCCGCATCCTCGGACTGATCTACCTCAAAGACATCGTCAAGGAAGGGATCGCCCAGCGATTCTCCGAGCTGAGGGCCATGGGCATCCGCACCATCATGGTCACGGGCGACAACCCCCTCACAGCGAAAACCATCGCCGCGGAGGCCGGCGTCGACGACTTCCTGGCCGAGGCGACACCTGAAGACAAACTCGCCCTGATCCGCCGCGAGCAGGAAGGCGGCAACCTCGTGGCGATGACCGGCGACGGCACGAACGACGCCCCGGCGCTCGCCCAAGCGGATGTCGGAGTGGCCATGAACACGGGCACGAGCGCGGCGAAAGAAGCTGGCAACATGGTCGACCTTGACTCCGACCCGACCAAACTCATCGACGTTGTACGTATCGGCAAGCAGCTCCTGATCACGCGCGGGGCGCTGACCACCTTCTCGATCGCCAACGACGTGGCCAAGTACTTCGCGATCATCCCGGCGATGTTCTCCGGAGTGTTCCCTGGGCTGGCGGTGCTCAACGTGATGCAGCTGAATTCCCCGGCGTCGGCGATTATGTCGGCGATCATCTTCAACGCCATCATCATCGTTGCGCTGATTCCGCTCGCGATCCGCGGCGTGAAGTACCGACCGGCCGCCGCGTCGAGCATTCTGGGCCGCAACCTGCTGATTTACGGCCTCGGCGGCGTCATCGCCCCGTTCATCGGTATCAAACTGATCGACCTCCTGGTCTCCCTGATCCCCGGATTCTAG
- the kdpA gene encoding potassium-transporting ATPase subunit KdpA: protein MDIWLAILQVLTLAVVLTALYRPLGDYMATINTSTHDLRIERGFYRLVGVDSRSEQTWQSYLRGVLAFSAVGVLFVYALQRAQAVLPYSLGFPAIPEGLSFNTAVSFVTNTNWQSYSPDVTMGYSVQIAGLAVQNFVSAAVGIAVAIALVRGFALTRTGTIGNFWVDLTRGILRLLLPLAIVSAIVLIVGGVIQNFNGFTDVATLSGGVQSIPGGPVASQEAIKLLGTNGGGFFNANSAHPFENPTAWTSLFQIILMLAIPFSLPRTFGTMVGDRKQGYAILATMATIFVVSLTALTIFELNGAGTAPGLAGGAMEGKETRFGIAGSTLFATTSTLTSTGAVNSMHDSYTALGGMMPMLNMMLGEVAPGGVGSGLYGMLILAVIAVFVAGLLVGRTPEYLGKKIGPREIKLASLYILITPTLVLTGTALSFAIPAVRADVEGTSIWNPGLHGLSEVLYAFTSAANNNGSAFAGLTANTPWFNTALGVAMLLGRFLPIVFVLALAGSLAAQDKVPATAGTLPTNRPQFVGLLIGVTIIITALTYFPVLALGPLAEGLQ, encoded by the coding sequence GTGGACATCTGGCTCGCGATCCTTCAGGTGCTCACCCTGGCCGTCGTTCTCACCGCCCTGTATCGGCCGCTCGGCGACTACATGGCGACGATCAACACCAGCACCCACGACCTCAGGATCGAGCGGGGGTTCTATCGGCTGGTCGGCGTGGATTCACGCTCTGAACAGACCTGGCAGTCGTACCTGCGCGGGGTGCTCGCATTCTCGGCGGTCGGTGTGTTGTTCGTCTACGCGCTCCAGCGTGCCCAGGCGGTGTTGCCCTACTCCCTCGGCTTTCCGGCGATCCCGGAGGGTCTCTCGTTCAACACTGCGGTGTCGTTTGTCACGAACACGAACTGGCAGTCCTATTCACCGGACGTGACGATGGGCTATTCGGTGCAGATCGCTGGTCTGGCCGTGCAGAACTTCGTCTCCGCCGCTGTCGGGATCGCTGTGGCCATCGCCCTCGTGCGTGGCTTCGCCCTCACACGCACGGGAACGATCGGCAACTTCTGGGTCGACCTGACCCGCGGCATCCTCAGGCTGTTGCTGCCGCTCGCGATTGTCTCCGCGATTGTGTTGATCGTCGGCGGAGTGATTCAGAATTTCAACGGCTTCACCGATGTGGCGACCCTGAGCGGCGGAGTGCAGTCCATCCCCGGCGGCCCGGTCGCTTCCCAGGAGGCGATCAAGCTGCTCGGCACGAACGGTGGCGGCTTCTTCAACGCGAACTCGGCGCATCCGTTCGAAAACCCCACGGCGTGGACGAGCCTGTTCCAGATCATCCTGATGCTCGCGATCCCCTTCAGCCTGCCCCGCACCTTCGGCACCATGGTGGGTGACAGGAAGCAGGGCTACGCGATCCTTGCCACGATGGCCACCATCTTCGTGGTCTCACTGACCGCCCTGACGATCTTCGAGCTGAACGGTGCCGGAACCGCACCCGGCCTCGCCGGCGGCGCGATGGAAGGCAAGGAGACCAGGTTCGGTATCGCCGGGTCTACTCTCTTCGCAACCACGAGCACCCTCACATCGACCGGCGCGGTCAATTCCATGCACGACTCGTACACGGCGCTCGGCGGCATGATGCCGATGCTCAACATGATGCTCGGCGAGGTCGCCCCCGGCGGCGTCGGCTCCGGGCTCTACGGAATGCTCATCCTCGCCGTGATTGCCGTCTTCGTGGCAGGACTCCTGGTGGGGCGTACCCCGGAATACCTCGGAAAGAAGATCGGCCCGCGGGAGATCAAGCTCGCGAGCCTCTACATCCTGATCACGCCGACGCTCGTGCTCACTGGAACGGCGCTGAGCTTCGCGATCCCCGCGGTGCGAGCGGATGTCGAGGGCACGTCGATCTGGAACCCCGGGCTGCACGGCCTCTCCGAAGTGCTCTACGCGTTCACCTCCGCCGCCAACAACAACGGCTCAGCCTTCGCCGGGCTGACCGCGAACACCCCGTGGTTCAACACCGCCCTGGGCGTCGCGATGCTCCTCGGCAGATTCCTGCCGATTGTGTTCGTTCTGGCGCTGGCCGGCTCTCTCGCCGCCCAGGACAAGGTGCCTGCGACGGCCGGCACGCTGCCCACGAACCGGCCGCAATTCGTGGGCTTGCTGATCGGAGTCACGATCATCATCACCGCACTGACCTATTTCCCCGTACTCGCGCTAGGACCCCTGGCGGAAGGGCTGCAGTAA
- the kdpF gene encoding K(+)-transporting ATPase subunit F, whose protein sequence is MIVFDIVAAVLAVAAVGYLVLALVKPERF, encoded by the coding sequence GTGATCGTATTTGACATCGTGGCCGCGGTTCTGGCCGTGGCCGCTGTGGGCTATCTCGTGCTCGCACTCGTGAAGCCGGAGCGGTTCTAG
- a CDS encoding HNH endonuclease signature motif containing protein, producing the protein MTTSTDLLVESTAALADTYSHSLGGGVCSEEEPNAGLDLQRMTDGGLLAVLNSNFEVVRQAQALLVRAAGELDDRFDHDSGIAARTGNRNAAAALTDIGHISMAEAGRLVRVGKATKPRMSLIGEHLPPEYAEVARAVNAGELTVDSALYITANLEQAAPRATTEDLDAAEKELVEFAVTNPVDSVRKLSIRYRDALDVDGVEPREEVLVSRRGLKRMVLPNGMKRYVLDADPVSAAYLDTAIDGMTSAELRKPRFEAKDDPDGCGDNHEIIGDGRTMPQLNFDAFIDIVRHALSCTEGIGALDHTTIIVRMTLESLQTGLGEAQLDGIEQPISAGTARRMAAEACLIPMVLGGKSEVLDFGLRKRLFTTAQKLAAIERDGGCATAGCNRPPSYAEGHHIRWYKAHDGPTNQANCVMLCSACHHRIHREGWDVVVRDNVVYFIPPASVDPRRTPRRGGRPPVPTPKGHDGPHYKR; encoded by the coding sequence ATGACCACTTCAACGGACCTTCTCGTGGAGAGTACGGCGGCACTCGCCGATACGTACTCTCACTCCTTGGGCGGTGGAGTCTGTTCGGAGGAGGAACCCAACGCAGGGTTGGACCTGCAGCGGATGACCGACGGGGGTTTGTTGGCCGTGTTGAACTCGAATTTCGAGGTGGTGAGACAGGCGCAGGCCCTTTTGGTTCGAGCAGCGGGTGAGCTGGACGACCGCTTCGACCACGACTCGGGCATCGCCGCCAGAACCGGGAACCGAAACGCCGCCGCCGCCCTCACCGATATCGGTCACATCTCGATGGCTGAGGCCGGGCGGTTGGTGAGGGTGGGGAAGGCGACGAAGCCCCGGATGAGCCTGATCGGTGAGCACCTGCCACCGGAGTACGCGGAGGTCGCCCGGGCAGTCAATGCCGGGGAGCTCACCGTGGATTCGGCGCTGTATATCACCGCGAACCTCGAGCAGGCCGCCCCTCGGGCGACGACCGAAGACCTCGACGCGGCGGAGAAAGAGCTGGTGGAGTTCGCGGTAACCAACCCGGTCGATTCGGTGCGGAAGCTGTCGATTCGCTACCGGGACGCCCTCGACGTGGATGGGGTGGAACCCCGTGAAGAGGTACTCGTGTCGCGGCGGGGGTTGAAGCGGATGGTGCTGCCCAACGGCATGAAACGCTACGTGCTCGACGCCGACCCGGTGTCAGCGGCGTACCTGGACACCGCGATCGACGGGATGACCAGCGCGGAACTGCGCAAACCGCGGTTTGAAGCGAAAGACGACCCGGACGGGTGCGGCGACAACCACGAGATCATCGGCGATGGGCGCACGATGCCGCAACTGAACTTCGATGCCTTCATTGACATCGTGCGTCACGCCCTCTCCTGCACGGAGGGGATCGGGGCCCTGGATCACACGACGATCATCGTGAGGATGACCCTCGAATCCCTGCAGACCGGGCTCGGGGAGGCCCAGCTGGACGGGATCGAACAGCCGATCTCCGCCGGGACGGCCAGACGGATGGCGGCGGAGGCGTGTTTGATCCCGATGGTCCTCGGCGGCAAGAGCGAGGTTCTCGACTTCGGCCTCCGAAAACGGCTCTTCACAACGGCGCAAAAGCTCGCCGCCATCGAGAGGGACGGCGGGTGCGCCACGGCGGGCTGTAACAGGCCGCCGAGCTATGCGGAGGGTCACCACATTCGTTGGTACAAAGCGCATGACGGACCCACAAATCAAGCCAACTGCGTCATGCTCTGCAGTGCGTGCCACCACAGGATCCACCGCGAGGGCTGGGACGTGGTGGTCAGAGACAACGTGGTGTACTTCATCCCACCGGCCAGTGTCGATCCGAGGAGAACTCCGCGACGAGGCGGGCGACCGCCGGTCCCGACACCGAAAGGCCACGACGGCCCGCACTACAAGCGATAA